A stretch of DNA from Diospyros lotus cultivar Yz01 chromosome 14, ASM1463336v1, whole genome shotgun sequence:
ACTATGAGAAATGATTATATTGTAGCAAGCGTAGAATAAATatgacattctttttttatctataattttttgtgatggTTATAGATATAAGCAAAGTAAAAGACAATAAAAGTaagatgaaatattttaaatgagcTAAACTTATGTCTTACATGCTACTTCAAATCTTAGGTTAGGAGGCTACGAAAGGGAATAAATCTTCTTTATCTTTCAATTCTAAAAGTTTTCAACATGTTGCTAGATTAATCAACTTGAAATTTGGGGTGAATTGTGTTCCTCATCACGTTGAAAACCACTTGAAGATagtgaagaagaaatggagaatTTTAAGCCAACTAAAGAAGAAAAGTAGTTTTGATCGGGATGATTTTTGTAAAGATAAGAACTACTGCAAAGGATGTATACGATAAGGAAATAATAgtaactattttactttattttttatgcatattttttttctgtttgctTTATATTAATgattcaaatttaaactttgtTTGTGCGTTTGATTATGCAGGCACATTCTAATAATGAAAAGTGCTTGTAGAAGAAAATAGAGATATACAATGAGATGACACTTGTTGGAGAAAATGATACGGCAATTAAAAGTTTTGCCAAGTTATTTCACGATATCAATTTTGATGAGATCTTAAAAATTCAATCGATTTAATTAGATGATGATGTTGAGATGTAGGAGatgcaaaaaaataagagagacaTTATCATCTAATGTACCTTTTGTAAATGgatctcacaaaaaaaaaagaaaaaaaattacaagtacGAGGATACAACTAATTCAATCTtggtgtgtttgattggaaaaagatggaaaaataaaatatttttcaatttcatgaaaaacaatTCTCATCCCCCTAGTTgcaattttttatgaaaaattggtCAAAACATGTTTTAATGTGTTGTactatgaaaatttttcatgaaaaatgctaaacaatcaaacatgcaagtatgaaatttttttcattaatgtgacatttttcatgaaaaacaatTTCAATCAAACATACTCTTAGTTGTGGACGTTAAGGAAGTGGCTGTAGCAATTGCAAAACTAAGCAAAAAGACACTTcgggtgtgtttgattgaaagaatataaaaaagaaaaatatttttcaattctatAGAAAACAATTCCTCCATTCCCTAGTTGCAATTTTCTACGAAGAATGGGTCAAAATATGCTTCAATATGTTGTATTATGAagtttttctatgaaaaatgttaagCAATCAAACATACAAGtacgaaattttttttattgatgtgatattttttatggaaaataattctaataaaacaCATCCTTGATTtgacattttatataaaataataataataataaatttgacaaaattACCCTTCCTTCATCTTTGATTACTTGCTTGAAAATGAGAAGACCACACAAGGTTTATGGCCAAAAGTGATAGACTAAGGAAGCTTTGCGCGTGTAACTTTATCAAAAGAGAGATGGTGGATATATATAGGgatagatataataataaaaaactgATATTATAAATAGTGTTACTTGAAACTATTTTTTAgggaaattattttttactttcctACAAGAAACGGAGATCAAGGACGAggaatttaatatgaaattataaTGGAGTTGCGGCGGTATTCAAACTCTAATTCGTTGAGGGATCCCCCAATAAGAATCCGTTTGGATCACGTAATTAAACATACCTAAATTAATCCCAATTTAGTCCTTAAACAATTCAAAGCTTACCTAAACATGTGATctgagaaattaaattattattaacataaaaaaaaaatcacaatgtctaaattataattaaatattcaacaGAAATTAAGATTGCGAATTAAGAAGAAGATCACAAGTATCACCTTAACACGTCTCTATAGTTTGAATATATTTGGAGaaaacctttttcttttctttttcttaacaaaaagaACTTtcgtttaaaaaaaaattaaacaaatggTGAGGAAATTAAGTCAactaaattatatattgatattataattcaccatttatataaatatttctaattaaacTTAGGGTGCGTTTAATTGCaagtatgaaatttatatataaaaaaaataagttatatcaaattcaattacttaaaaattatttacatgaaaattattaattaaaaatgtttgattgcaatttttttttttatgaaattttcttccCAAACCCACCTTCATCTCCTTCCAGCCTtctcccatctctctctttctccccctATATATCTCACAAACCCAGTTCTTCTCCCTGCCTTCCCCCCATCACCGCCATCATTGGAGAATGAAGAAATCCAGTAGCACGAAACCGATAGAACCTGCCTTCTCCCCTTACTAGAGAAAGCATAGTCGCCATTGCTGCCTTCTCCCATCAAGACCTGGAGAATAAAAAGACGTTAGAGGAAAGAGATGAGGTCAATGAGGCGTCCGTCGATCGGACGCCATGGTCGGTTGTAGCGGTAAGCGTCGCTGCCCatctctttctccattccaaATCCATTTTTTCTCCCTACCTCCTCCCCCTATCATCGCCATCGTCAGTTGCAGCGGCCATCTTCGTCATTGCCATCTTCGTCGCCACCATTGTTGATGGCCGTTGCAACCGCTAATCTTCGCTACTCTTTTTTTGTGTGCAGTGGTGGAAGAGGAAGCAATTGTGTGCTTTCCGTGTGTGgtttcatgaaaaatgaaatcTAACCCTCCATGAGAAAATCAATTACAACAAAAGTGAAATTGAGAGCCACGTGACTgcactatgaaaaatattttttatgaaaagttTGATCAATCAAACACTTTAAAAACAGGAATTTGAAtggataatattaattttttataaaaaaatgaccaATCAAACGTGCCCTTAAATGTCCCTGTCTTGCATGTAAGCCATGAATTCATTAAGATTCCGTTCACTTACGCCATGAgtgatgcaaattaaattaagcACCAGCCTCAGATAAACCCACCATCAACCTAATCTCATCGGTCCATCCTTCCTAcctttaatatatttcatttggTACGTGAATCAATTAATATTACTATTTATTGTAGCAGTTTCTTGGACATATCAGTCGGTCAACCAAACCAACATTAATAAAAAACCATTCCTTCACGTGAAGAGtaccatttttattttattttaaattaaaatgaacatgtatatatattaattgttttataattaatttatacaactatatatattattaaaaccaAACAATATATATCCGCCCGTCTTTTATATAAGATTCGAGTCATTGTTTGAACCCAACTTTGCTATCATATGCATCaacactaaataatttaaagatcaataaattaaattacataaaGCGATAAACATAAGTATCTCATGCACCAAGGGGCGGAGCTAAGAAAATTCTTCagggcaaaatttattaaaaaaataataatagagtaatataaatatactaaaagttaataaaattcattcaatatcttataatagttttttttttttgtgagaatttgaaattggattatcaaaatttataatttaaatttattaattaatttttttcataactaaAGTAATTGGGTTTAAATTAAAACCCAATCTAACATAAATAAAgacttattaaaaaatttagaccAATATAAACCTCAATGAATGGCGGGTCACACTCACTGGCCTTCACTGGCTCGCCCCTGCATGCACCACCTAACTTGCTTCATAACAAAGTATTCCTTATTTAATAAAGTTGAACAAAAAGCAGCCAGTGTTTTGGCGTATGGTAAGTAAGCTAATGCCCAGTAAAGGGCATACATACCTAAATTCTAAGAATTTGATACCACGGTTTGGTCGAAACTTAACCTAAACTTCAACTGCTCTTATAATTAGTTGAAAATTAAGTTCGAATAATCAAATAAACCCTGGATGTTATTTAATACTAATTTCTAGCCAGAATTTAGTTCctaaatacataataatttttattttaaagggATGTATTTGattagaattattttctatagaaaatgtcATATCAATGAAAAACTTTCCATTCTTGCATGTTTAGTTGCTgaacattttctatggaaaatttCACGGTACAACACATTAAAGTATGTTTTGacccatttttcataaaaaattgtaaCTAGGAGAAGAATGTGAGAATTGTTTTCTACagaattaagaaatattttttttttatctttttctaatcaaacacacccttattttattttaaaattaaaatcctcATAATTGTGAATAATGTGATTCCCGTTGACTTGGAATTCAAAGTCTGCAGATTAAAATAACGTAAAACGCCATAAAAATAACGAATAACGGTAAATGAATCCGTTGGCCAATTCCGAAGATATCCTAAGCATCTATTTAATCCGCAAGGCGTCCGGCGCACGAAATCCCGCGCCTtccttctctctgtctctctctgcCTTCTAAGTTTCATCCAAAACCAAATCcaatcgaatcgaatcgaatcgccGTTTAACTTCCCAGGCACAACTGCTCATTCATaaccaacttcttcttcttcttcgcgcTCGCCTGAAACACACCAGGTAATGTAATTACAGAAGCATGTATCAGAAACTGTtcgatttttctctcttttcttcgtcgccttttcattttgttgactGAAAGTTTCCGTCCCAATAATGCAGTCTCTGAATCCCCTGCTCGCGTTTCGAATCGTGTGATCCTTGTGGAGAGGGATCGCGATCACAAGTTCGTTTGTCTTGTCGCTTAACAGGTACGATTCCACTGTCTTTTGGAttggatttcaaaatatgaaaagctaAAGTTAAGATTAGGATATTTTAAGTTCAAGTCTTGATTAATCTAGATCTGTAGGTTTATCTTTATTTCTTGTGTATTTCACTTTATAAATTGATCTATTTGACAATTATATAATTCATTCAAAGCAATACAAAATCTATTGTTTTAAATTCCTTGTTTCTGATGAACAAGAATATTAATTTGGTTGTTTAGGAATTCGACACACCGGGATAGAAGATGCTGGGAGAGTTCATCTCCAGAGGACTTGTGTATGTTGGAAGCCAATTAATTGTTCCTCCTGGGATCATTCTTTCGCTTTCTCTGTTTTGTCTCTTGTTTTCGAATCTATCCTTCATCTTCAGCTTGAGCTGTTCAGAAAGAGAAATCTTGAATATTGACTGGGCTAATTAAAGATTGAATTGTATGCGTTTGGACTGTTGCAGAATGGTTCTGGGGTACGCCTACCCTGCGCTTGAATGTTTCAAAGCTTTAGAGGGGAACAGAGTTGAGACGGCAGACCTTCGCTTTTGGTGTCAATATtggtaataaatatttaaacccCATTCGTTtatgttttctcttttgtttcttttgagcTTTAGTTCTAGATGCGGTTGACCGGCATCTGTTCAACTTCCAACATTTTGAAGGTTCCGTAGAGTTCTATACCAATGAAATTTCTAAACTGGAGTTATTTGACgaatatatatttgtgtaagAAAAAATGGATTGACCAAAAGGAATTATAGAAAACAAAGTTGAAAGAGATTAATCAAGAAAAacttcataaaaaataattaacgaGCTAAAAATAAGAACGAACTAGGACCACAGCGGTCAATATGTTTGACTTGttcccccccccacccccccccaaaaaaaaaaaaaaaaaattaaaatgtcacCTTCCCATTGAATTTTGAAGTCCAGATTTCCTAATGAGCtgagtgtgtatatatgaatttttCAGGATTATTATAGCAATTTTGACGGTGATGGAGAGATTTGTTTCATGGTAATGCAGTGTTTAATTTCTTCcctaaatcttaattaattgattGGCTGCTGTTTTCTGCTCtccattaattattaatgaacACGTTCTCTCCTGAAGGGTTCCAATGTATGACGAGGTGAAGCTTGCAGTGATCATCTATTTGTGGCATCCGAAAACCAAGGTCTTACAAATTAACCCTCATTAACTAATAACTACTAGTAGAAGCAATTGTAACCCCTAATAGTCTGTCTGCCTAGTTGTAAGAGATTACAATGATCGCCCATAAACCCTTTGCGACTGAATAGCAGTCTACTTATCTCGTGTTTATGATTCTGGTTCTGGGCATGTAATATAGGGAACTGGGTATATCTACGAGACATTCTTGCGGCCGTACGTGGCGAAGTACGAGCCCGGCATGGACCGGAACTTACAggaggtgagggcgagggcgtgGAACGTGGCCCTGTACTATTGGAAAAACTGCACCGAGCTGGGGCAATCAGCCTTTGTAGATATTATGGACTATTTGGCTCATGGGAAGGTTTCAAGATCGAGCAAGAAGgtaatatatacataacatttttaattgctTTAAGCTTTGTTAAAACTCCATGGATGCTTTTCTACAAATATGAAGAGGAATTTGATCGGATGTGTGCACCAACAGGACAAGAAGAAGTGAAGTTGCAGCTTGGATTAATTCAAATGGGAGCAATACTTGTACAGAAATGTTTGTCTAAAACAAACCATACCTAGTTTTGTACTTCTATTGTTATGCTTAGAATTACTTGCCAAGATCTTTAATTGATGTTGTGAGTGAGGATCATCTTTATTCTTGttaagataaatatcatttttattagattttatCGTCAAACGTTatgtctatttatttttttcggttgctattaattttttttttcaatgtatATTTGACTAAAATTGTTAAGTAACATTAAGGAGGTATGgttgaaattcaaaataaataagagactcaatatataatacaagaaaaggaaattaagtaaaataatcattttaaacCTAAAAAGACCGAGAGGCTCGAAATGCCATACGATGATTTTTGAAGGCCTAAAAGTGCGAATTAGGGAATTAATTGCGGGTATTGCGAGGCGAAACTTAGAACTTAACTGCGATGGATGGGGGTCCAATTATAATGAGATTCAGAGCTCTAGCTGACAGTTTAATgctagaaataaggaaaatgattTTTGGGCCTACTAGTTGGCTCAGGTTGGCCGACGGCGGGGGCAAATTTGTTCAATTGATCCAATCAGCTCCAAACATTGCAGTCCTAGAAATAAAGTTGGGGCGGATGGGGTTGGTCAATGGTCAACCCTTTTATCATTTGTCCATTGAGAGAACAATTGAAGAGTGTCAATAATAAATTTGCTCCAATTATAAAAAGTGGGCGAAGTTGAGAGGAAGGAATTGGGCTAGTATAATCAATACAATGGGCCCAAAGCTGAAGGTATGGGCTAGATGTGTTATGCACgtgatgaaaaaacaaaagccCAAATGAAAATGGGCTAATACTCACGTGTAATTAGAGTTGAAAAATAAGCGGGTCGGGCCGCCTCCTGCTTGGCCCACCGATTTCATGGGCCGAGTAAAATTTGGTCCACGAGGGAGGTGGGTTAGGCCAGGCAATAGAAAATGGGAGCGCAACACAGCCCTATGACTCTTAATAAACGAACTAAGGCAGGCCGGGCATGACCATTTTGGTGGGCCACCTCTATTTTTGGTGAGCTAGGCCACAAAACACTGACCCGGCACGTCCCGTTTGATATAATACTTGGTTAGGTTGCGAGACGGGCCACCCGACCTATTTACCAACTCTACCTGTAATGTGAAAAATTTATGAGATAATTATAGAATTgcatacaaaattaaaatttaatgatctTTTTGTATCTTAGTAAAAAGTTTAGTAACATTTTTGTTACAAATTAAAGTTCAGtgatctttttatattttagtgcaAAATTCAACgactatttttgtaatttggccATAAATGAGATAACTAAAATTGAGAATTcatagaaaaaaatcaaaatacctTCTTGGTGGAAGGGCATATATAGAAGGAAAAAAGAgcgtttttgtttattttaatatattatatttaatatcacCATTCTGCAAGATGTAATTCTAGTTTTACAAGGCTGTGCCCATGGCAAACTTTAACATttgaattaatgaaaatttaataatttggcccttgggatttttttttttattttagtcaatttagctcctgaatatatatatatatatatatttgctaaaattaactcttaaaatttttgaatgattttaattattaggtaaatttgagagagaaaaaaaactaaCATTTAAGGAGCAAAGAAAacgatttaaaaaaaaaaattaaacgatAAATTTAGCACGATTTCAAGTTTAAAGGGTAAAGgctaaactaaaaaaataacaaaagttgGGAGGCCAAcggttttttattttcttttaacaagACAATGGAAACTAAAAAGGTTGAGAGGCCACAGTACAGACCCACAGTTGTAGACGGGACACCACGAATTTCCTATGAAGACCAAGTACGCACGAGCCTAAACAATTTGTTTTGTCTGAACGTACGTGGCTGGGTCAGGACTCAGGGCTCAGGAGTCAGGAGGACTCACGACTTAAATACACGTTCACAGGTGGATGTGTGAGGTTTTGTGTCGCCATCCATTGCGACGAGGCTCTCTGTCACATGACATTTCAAGCTCATCTCTAAGCTTCATTTCAGTCCAAGGAGTCACATGTTAACCAAATAGCCTTCACATCAGCAACAATAAAGctgttggatttttttttttttttttgctggtTCTGTGGTTGCAAGCAGCAAACAATTGCTGTTTGCTTGTTCTATGGTTCAGGTTAATGTTATGTGGATCCAACCTTTAGCGTGGCACCTAAAAGACAATATCGCTGTTTCTGTTgtttaaatgttaatttttttacagCAACAATGCTGTTTGCAATCAGACGAACGAATTGTAAATATGTCCACGCCTACATTTactaataaaacaaatatatgggcctaattttttgaaagaaattagGCTGCAGTGAACAAAATTGTATGCACAGAATATGCAcccaaaaatacatatatatatatatgtatacacaggaatacatcttcttctccataCCCTCTACTCTATGTTGGTAACAAGAGTAACAGTTCACTGCATCATCACCAACACCATGGCTtctactatattatatatatatacacgcaatTGCAAGGTCTAATTATATGCTTTAC
This window harbors:
- the LOC127790085 gene encoding putative HVA22-like protein g, with the protein product MLGEFISRGLVMVLGYAYPALECFKALEGNRVETADLRFWCQYWIIIAILTVMERFVSWVPMYDEVKLAVIIYLWHPKTKGTGYIYETFLRPYVAKYEPGMDRNLQEVRARAWNVALYYWKNCTELGQSAFVDIMDYLAHGKVSRSSKKDKKK